CATGTCTTAGAACATTTCTACTACGGCATTAATAATGAGCTTGGCAATACTTTAGGGGAATGGCATCGGGTTCTTAAACCTGGGGGAAGACTTTTAGTAAGTGTTCCTGATTTACAAACTTTATGTTGGTTGTATCTGCATCCAAATTTAACTGTTATAGAACGCCATCATCTAATGAGAATTATATTTGGCGGCCAAACCAATGAGTATGATGTCCATAAAATTGGTTTTGATGCTGGAACTTTAGCTTTATACCTTGCAGAAGCTGGCTTTGAAGAGTACGAGCAAGTTTCAGAGTTTAATCTAT
This genomic window from Microcoleus sp. FACHB-68 contains:
- a CDS encoding methyltransferase domain-containing protein, yielding MQSLKLHIGGQEPHPDWKILDIEPRPEVDYIADAADLSQFASNSVDVIYASHVLEHFYYGINNELGNTLGEWHRVLKPGGRLLVSVPDLQTLCWLYLHPNLTVIERHHLMRIIFGGQTNEYDVHKIGFDAGTLALYLAEAGFEEYEQVSEFNLFNDCSSLRILDTLISLNIIATKSKEKTE